One segment of Carassius auratus strain Wakin chromosome 2, ASM336829v1, whole genome shotgun sequence DNA contains the following:
- the LOC113115079 gene encoding prothymosin alpha-B-like, translating to MADTKVDSATEISAKDLKEKKLLEEKENGKDATNGKENEENGEPEIDDEEDDEVDEEDEEEGEGDEDEDDDEDDDELGGGTKRAADDDDEEDEDDIDPKKQKTDDDD from the exons ATGGCAGACACGAAGGTTGACTCCGCGACAGAAATCTCCGCAAAG gaccTGAAGGAGAAGAAACTCCTCGAGGAGAAGGAAAATGGAAAAGATGCCACTAACGGAAAG GAGAATGAAGAAAATGGAGAGCCTGAAAttgatgatgaagaggatgatgaggtggatgaggaagatgaagaggaagGAGAGG GTGATGAAGATGAGgacgatgatgaagatgatgatgagctAGGTGGAGGAACAAAACGGGCTGctgatgatgacgatgaagaaGATGAG GATGATATTGACCCCAAGAAGCAGAAGACGGATgatgatgattaa